A region of Lathamus discolor isolate bLatDis1 chromosome 14, bLatDis1.hap1, whole genome shotgun sequence DNA encodes the following proteins:
- the CA4 gene encoding carbonic anhydrase 4: protein MELLFLVLFSLHLLKTEAVVGHHWCYQSQKCAQPYCEAPQEWYLTDVNCKGNKQSPVNIVTKNVIYDKNLKPLNFEGYDVKGSSKWNIENNGHTVKVTLSTSPKIGGGGLGRKYKAIEFHLHWGAPGVQQYLPGSEHSIDGEKQAMELHIVHIREDVADITEAKKTEDGVAVLAFFVKVEEENKNYETLVNELENIKYKGQTAQMDPLPLSSLLPPEKDLGRYYRYEGSLTTPDCYEGVIWTIFEKPIELSVSQISQFSTLHFDGRNSTYMTENFRPVQLLNERKVYWSSASMLLPAAKVLMLVLMLTYILSSLSQ, encoded by the exons ttGGACACCACTGGTGTTATCAGTCACAGAAGTGTGCACAGCCATACTGCGAAG CTCCTCAAGAATGGTATCTAACAGATGTCAACTGCAAAGGGAACAAACAGTCACCTGTCAATATTGTCACTAAAAATGTCATCTATGACAAAAACCTTAAGCCACTGAATTTTGAAGGATATGATGTGAAGGGGTCTTCAAAATGGAACATAGAAAACAATGGACATACAG TTAAAGTAACATTAAGCACATCCCCTAAAATCGGAGGTGGAGGtctgggaagaaaatacaaggcGATAGAATTTCATTTGCACTGGGGAGCCCCTGGTGTGCAGCAATACCTTCCTGGGTCAGAGCACAGCATAGATGGAGAAAAACAAGCCATGGAG CTTCATATTGTCCACATAAGAGAAGATGTTGCGGATataacagaagcaaagaaaaccgAGGATGGTGTGGCTGTGTTGGCATTCTTTGTAAAG gttgaagaagaaaataaaaactatgaAACTCTAGTAAATGAATTAGAGAACATTAAATACAAAG GGCAAACAGCACAGATGGACCCTTTGCCACTGAGTTCTCTTCTCCCACCTGAGAAAGACCTTGGAAGGTACTATCGGTATGAGGGCTCCCTCACCACTCCTGACTGCTATGAGGGTGTCATCTGGACGATATTTGAGAAGCCAATTGAACTCAGTGTTTCTCAG ATTTCTCAGTTTTCAACGCTCCACTTTGATGGGAGGAACTCAACTTACATGACTGAAAACTTCCGGCCTGTTCAGCTGCTGAACGAGCGCAAGGTGTACTGGTCCAGTGCCAGCATGCTTCTGCCTGCTGCTAAGGTTTTAATGTTGGTCCTGATGCTTACGTACATCCTGAGTTCTCTTTCCCAATGA